Genomic segment of Deltaproteobacteria bacterium:
AGTACCTGGGGCAAGGAGGGCAATCGAGCTCAGGGGAGCCGGCGGCGTCCCAGGGCGTACCCTCCCACGTCGGCCCACAGCGCCGCGAAGCGTTCCGCGTCGAACCCGCTCCCCGTCGTGAGCCAATCGGTGTGCCGAGGTGGGTCGGCCCTGTCGTGGAAGTGGCCGATCACGTCGAGGTGGTCGGCCTGGGCAGCGTGGATGACACCGCCCCAGGGCTGCGAGCGGGTGGGGACGATGCCGTCGTTCGCGCCCGCGCCCGGGAGCGTGCCGTACGCGTTCCGCAGCCGGCGCACCTGGGCGGGGGCGAGGGCGGGTGCGTGGCCCCGGGACGAGCGCGACGCGAGCCGGTAGAGCGCCTGGTAGAGGGCATGGGTCGCCTGGGCCGAGGGGTCGAGGCCGGCGGCGAGCGTCGAGCGCACGCCGGGCGGGCGCGCGCGCGTCACGACCGAGGCGTAGCGCACCCCCGGCCGGTCGCGGACCGTCGCGTTGAACACGTCCATGCCCTCAGGCGTGAGCTGGGGCAGGAGCGCCTGGTCCTTGCTCACCTCGGTGAAGAAGGTCTCGACCGCGCCGCGCCGGGTGGGCGAGAAGTCCGCCAGGAGCTGGCCGAACAGCTGGTCCAGGAGCACGCTGTTCAGGCCCACGTGATCGTCCAGGCGCGCGAAGAGCGCGCCCAGCTTGACGACGACCGAGATCGGCAGGCGTCCGAAGCGGAGCACGTAGACGGTCCACAGCGAGAGGAGACGCAGCAGCCGCTGCCCGAGCAGGCTCGCGAAGAACGACGCGAGGGGCGTGCCGTGGTGCGGCGTGGCGACCGTGATCACGGTGGTGACGCGGCGCGCGACGCGCTCGACGTTCTGCCTGCTCGGCAGGGAGGCCCCCGGCGACACCGCGAGGCGGGCGTCGAGCCCACCGCTCGAGTGTCCGATCAGGTGCACCGGGCCGTCGCGCCCCATGGTCGCCGCGACCGTTTCGACCACGCGCGCTGCCCGCTGCGGGAGCGAGGCGGTGGGGTGCGTGCGCACCACGTGGACGTCCGCCGTCGCGTGCGCGCGCAGGAACTCGCGGACGTGCTGGAAGTACCCGAGCTCGCCCAGGTTCGTGAACCCGAAGAAGCCCGGGACGAGGTAGATGCGATGGCGGCCGCGCATCAGCCGCGCGCCACGGTCAGTCCCGGAACGCCGACGCTCTGGATGTGCTGCGCGTCGTCCTCGTAGCGCGGTAGCCGTCCCTCGGTGCGCCAGAGGCGGTAGGCGAGGGCGGCGGACAGGACGCGGATCGGGTAGTCGCGCGGCAGCGTGCTCAGGTAGGGCTGGATGGTCGCGAAGTCGCGCGCGCCGTACTGCTCCATGATGGCACGGAGCCCGCCGTTACGCGGCCCGATGTTGTACGCGAGGAGCCCGAGGAAGGGATCGCCGTGCATCTCGTCGAGGTAACGGCGGAGCGTGGCGGCAGCGAGGAAGGCGTTGTGGCGCTGGTTGAGGGGGTCGAGGTCCGCGACGCCGAGCCGCCGCCGGACCTCGGTCACCGCGTCCGCCGGCGGCGCCGTGATCTGGAAGAGCCCGCGCCCGCCGTCCGCGCTGTCGCGCGGGTAGAACGCGGACTCCGCCGCGCCCACGCCCATCAGCACCTCCACGTCGACACCGCAGGCGGCGGCCGCCTCGCGCACGGTCGGCTCGTAGACGCGCGCGCGCTCGAGCACGCGCGTGAGCGCGGCCAGATCGGCGCGGCGGTAGGCGGCGTAGACCTGGTGCGTGAGCGTCAGCCGCTCGGTCTCGGCGCGCCCGCCGACCAGCGTGCGGACGCTCGCGACCTGGGCCCGAAAGACGGGACCCGAGGCGAACCAGAGCGCGATGCCTGCCACCGACAGCGCGGCGGCCGCCGGTAGCGGCGTCCCGCGGCGCGCGAGCCAGCGGCGCGCGCCGAGCCAGGCGCGCAGCAGCGTCGCCGCGCCGATGCCGAGGACGAGCACGCCCCCGACGAAGAGGACGAGGTGCCACCACGGGCTCGCCCCCGCGCCCGCCTCGGCGAGCCAGCCGAGCGCCGCGATCACGCCGACGAGCGCCGTCGCGAGCAGCGCCGCCACCTCGCTGCCGGGACGAGCCCAGACGCTCCATGCGCGCCGCCGCGCGCGCCGCCGCTGCCTCCCCATCGCTGCCGCCGCCATCTAGACGGGCAACGTCGCCGTCGTCAACGGCGTTGACGCTTGCGCCGCCGGAGCGGTACACGGGCGGGAGCATGCGCCGCGCCGCCCGCTTCTTCTTCATGCACGTCGGCAGCTTCGTCCCCGTGTTCGTGTACTTCTACCTGTTCGGGAAGGCCGCCTTCGCCGCCGACGGCGTGCGCCACGCGCTCCTCGTCGCCCTTGTGGTGGACAGTGCGTACATCGCGCTCGCCCGGAGCCAGGGGGAGGCGAAGCAGTTCGACGCCGGGATCTGGACCCTGTTCGCGGCGGGCACGATCGCCGCGTGGGCCGGCGTCGCGCCGGCGCTCCGGCTCTACCAGCGTTACTCGCCGACGCTCCTCTTCGTGGCGCTCGGCCTGACGGCGCTCGTCCCGTTCCTCCTCGGGCGCGAGACCTTCACCTACTACTACGCGCGCCGGCAGCTCCCGCGCTGGCAGCTCAAGGTGCCCGAGTTCCACGACGTGAGCCGCGTGATGACGGTGTACTGGACGCTCCTCTTCTTCACCGCGGCGGGGCTCACCGCCTGGGCGCCGACCGACTGGCACTTCACCTTCCTCTACCCGAACCTCATGATCTTCGGGGTCGGTATGACTGCGACCCTCTGGCTCCCGCCGGTCTACTTCAAGCTCTTCCCGCCCGCCCTCCCGCGCGCGGTCGAGCCGCTCATCATGGGCATGCCGCTCGTCTTCGACCGCAGGGCGGCGCGCGACACGCGCGCCAGCATCCAGTTCCGCGTGAGCGGCAGCGAGCGGGGCGACTACTACCTCGACATCGCGCGCGGCAGATGCCGGAGCTTCGAGGGGGTCGCGCCCCGGGCCGACCTGACCGTGTACACGCCGGACACGGTGTGGCTGCAGATCGCGCGCGGCGAGCTCGACGGCGAGCGCGCGCTCCAGGACGGGCTCTACCGCGCCGAGGGGGACTTCGCGCTGCTCGCCAAGATCGGCGAGTGGTTCCCGGCGCGGCGGTGAGGCGGGGGCCGGGACCCGGGGTTCGTAGGCGGGCGTCCGCGGGGGCGCCGCCGGCGCTCCCGCTCGGGCGCCGACGCAGGCACAGCGCCCGGCCGCGCGCCGCGCTCGGCGCCCTCGAAGGTCGCGGCGGCGGTGCCCCCGCGGACGCTGCGCGCGGGCTGGGTGCTGTCCCGAGGCGGCTTGTCACGAGAGCGCCGACCCGGGAGCCGAGGCGGGCAGGCGCACGGACCACCGCCGACGCAACATGACGCCCCATTTGGCTCTTCGTACAAGTGCCCTAGCTAGGGTAGGTATACCTATCGTGTTACGGGAAAGACCGTGATGCTCACTGTATGATCTGTTGCCTGACCGCCCTCACACGCTTACGCGTTTGATAGCGGTGGGTCCGAGACGTAGCATGTTCGACATGAGCGCAGTGTGTTGGTTGGGGGTGGCCTCAATGCTCGCATTGGCGCTTGAGGTGACCAGCGCGGAGACCGAACCCCGTCGCGTGTGCCCGCCTGGCAAGTATCGCTTCGTGGTCACGGAGGGCGGGCTCGCGGACAAAGCGGTCGCCGCAGAGACCCTCACAATAGACAACGGCACTGTATCTATAGCTAGCGCCTGTGGCCATGTCTCGAGTGGCGTGAAAGTTCATCGGGATAGGACGAGAGTCAGAGCGGCCTGGCGTTCCTGTTCCGGGTCGAGACACCCTTACCGGATGACAGCACACATAACCGGGACGCTCTGCACCCAGCTCATGGGGAGAGTCAACGAAGGGGCTAGATGGCAACGGCAGTTTGCGGGTGTACTCATGAGCGATCGCGCTCATCCCGGTGGGGACGCGAGACTGGACGAGGAACTACGCGCGGCAGTAGCAGCGGCGCTGCCGGAGGCCAAGGATTCGTGGGACGATATCCATGACTTCACGCACTTTGTGAGACTTATTCAAGCGCGGGTCGGTTGCGCTTTGCCTGACGAGCGCTGGAGCCGCCTTCGGTTGCCCTCGGGTCGGTGAGAAGGCAGACGTGTAGTTGTGAAAGGCGCCACTTGATCTGACACTCGCCGCCGCAGTCTCCTTCGCAGCGAATAGACCTCGTTCCAGTTGGTCGCGCCGGTCGTGACTGTGACCTCGTCGTCGCCAAGGAGCCGAAGCCCGCGCCTGGGGTCTTACGATGCTGTTCCCGCCGACAGATCGCGGCGGCGCTACTCGTCGCGATGGCGCCAGTGACACTAGGACAGTAGGCGGGGTTGGACCAGGGCGAAGAGGGATCCGTCCTAGTCGGAGGCAAGGCGAACGTCCGCCTTCGGGCGTGTATGTTCATCGTCGCCCGGAAAGGCCGCCCATGAAGGCGGACCGTCAAGCTCGACGGGGCTCCGCGTGCTCGTCCTCGGCCGCGGGCGCGAGCGGCACGCGCTCCGGGCGGCGCTCGCCGAGCACGACTCGGTGGTCAACCAACTACACGCTCCTCCGGCGGGACGTGGAGGAGTGGACGAAGGTGGAGCGAGGAGGGGTGAGGGGGTGGGCCGCGCGGGGCCCGCGGCCCTTTTCTCGCCGCGGCGGGTCGTCTAACGTCATGCGTCCGATGAAGAGGTGCCGGAGAGCCGAGGCGCGCCCGGCCGCGAAGGGCCCGATCGAGCTGGACGAGGCATACCTGCGTGCGGTGAGGAAGATCGAGTCCCTGCCGCAGAACCGGTCCGGCGCGGACAAGAGCTGGGTTGAGCGCGCGATCCGCAGGTGGCGAGATCACTACGCGCGAGCGCGCTGAGGGCGGTGGACGGGTTCGAGCGCCTGGTCGAGCGGCTGCACCGTGAGGGCGTACGCTTCGTCGTCATCGGGCTCTCGGGCGCGAACTACTATGCGCGATCCGCGAGGGCGCTGTTCGTCACCCATGATCGCGACCTGTTTCTTCCGCCCGATTCCGATAACACGCTCGCCGCCTGGCGTGCCTGCGAAGCGCTGAACCTGGACCTCTTCTGCGGGGACGAGCCGCTCGATCGGCCGCGGGATCGCCTTCTCGCGGAACGCGTGGTTGCCCACCAGGCGCTCACCAGCGCCACAGACGGCGCCGGCCTCGATGTCGAGTTCACGTTCGTCATGGCCGGGTTCGACTTCGAGCGGGTGTGGAAGCGCCGACGGGTCTTTCGTGTTGGGGAGGTGGAAATCCCGGTAGCGCGCCTCGCCCACATCGTGGAGTCGAAACGACGAGCCGGGCGCGACAAGGACCGGCTCTTCCTCGCGACGCACGCCGAGGCGCTCCGCGACCTGATGGAGCTGGAGCGCCGCCGGCAGGCGCGCCGGAAACCGCGTCCAAAACCGCCGTGATGCCCGGCCCTCCCTACCCCAGCGACGGGGGCCGCAGCGATAGGCTCGTGCCATGAGCAGCGGGGGAAGACGCAACCTCGTCCATTGCGCGGCGTCAGCGAAGCGCCGCGATCTCGGCGGCCCGCGCTCATGACGACTCGCCCGCGGCGCCCGGCCGTCTACAGGATGTAGCGCGAGAGGTCCTGGTCCTGCAGGATCGGGTTCAGGCGCTCGCGCACGTAGGCCGCATCGATCACGACCTCGCGCCCGCCCATCTCCGGCGCCTCGAACGATATCTGGTCGAGCAGCCGCTCCATCACCGTGTGGAGGCGGCGCGCGCCGATGTTCTCCGTGCGGTCGTTCACCTGGGCCGCGATGCTCGCCAGCTCGGCGATCGCCTCGTCGCGGAAGACGAGCGCCACGCTCTCGGTCGCGAGCAGCGCCGTGTACTGGCGGATGAGCGCGTTCTCGGGCTCGGTCAGGATGCGGATGAAGTCGGCCTGGGTGAGCGCGTCCAGCTCGACACGGATCGGGAAGCGGCCCTGGAACTCCGGGATCAGGTCCGACGGCTTCGCGATGTGGAAGGCGCCCGAGGCGATGAAGAGGATGTGATCGGTGCGCACCGGGCCGTGCTTGGTGTTGACGGTCGAGCCCTCGACGACCGGCAGGAGGTCCCGCTGCACGCCCTCGCGCGACACGTCGGGTCCGTGCATGCCCTCGCGCCCGGCGATCTTGTCGATCTCGTCGATGAAGACGATGCCGGACTGCTCGACGCGGCGGATTGCCTCCTTGGTCGCCGCCTCCATGTCGATCAGCCGCGCCGCTTCCTCCTGGGCGAGGGTCTCCATCGCCTCGGGGACGCGCATGCGCGTCTTCTTGGTCTTCTTGGGGAGGAGGTTCTGGAGCATCTCCTTCAGGTTGGTCTCGATCTCCTCCATCCCCTGGGGCGTCATGACCTCGATCATGTTCGAGACGGGCTTGGTCACCTCGACCTCGATGAGCCGCTCGTCGAGCTTGCCCTCGCGCAGCATGCGGCGGAGCTTCTCGCGCGTGGCGGAGTCCTCGGCGGCGGCCGCCTTGCGCTCGGACTCGCTCCCGACGGCGTGGATGCGCCGCTCGGCGCGGACCGGCGGGAGCAGCAGGTCGAGCACCCGCTCCTCGGCCTGCTCGCGGGCGCGCACCCGGACCTTCCCCTTCTCCTCCTCACGCACCATGTTGATGGCGAGCTCGGTCAGGTCGCGGATGATCGACTCGACGTCGCGGCCGACGTAGCCGACCTCGGTGAACTTGGAGGCCTCGACCTTGATGAAGGGGGCCTGCGCCAACTTCGCCAGGCGCCGCGAGATCTCCGTCTTCCCGACCCCCGTCGGGCCGATCATGATGATGTTCTTAGGCGCGATCTCGTCGCGCAGCTCGGGCGGCACGTGGAGGCGGCGCCAGCGGTTGCGGAGCGCGATCGCCACCGCGCGCTTGGCCGCGCGCTGGCCCACGATGTAGCGGTCCAGCTCGGAGACGATCTCGCGCGGCGTGAAGGTGGCCATCAGCCCGCGTCGAGCTCCTCGATCACGAGCTGCGCATTGGTGTAGACGCAGATCTCCGCCGCCGCCCGCAGCGCCTCCTCGGCGATCTGGCGCGCGTCGAGCGCGGAGTGCTTCACCAGCACGCGCGCCGCGGCGAGCGCAAAGTTGCCGCCCGAGCCGATGGCGCAGAGGCCGTCCTCGGGCTCGATCACGTCGCCGGTGCCCGACACGACGAGCGACGACTCGCGGTCCGCGACGACGAGCAGGGCTTCCAGCCGGCGCAGCAGCCGGTCCGTCCGCCAGTCCTTCGCCAGCTCGACCGCGGCGCGCCGGAGGTTGCCGCTCACCTGCTGGAGCTTCGCCTCGAAGCGCTCGAAGAGCGTGAGCGCGTCGGCGCCGGCGCCGGCGAAGCCGGCCAGCACGCGGTCCTGGTAGAGCCGGCGGAGCTTGCGGGCATTGTGCTTCATGATGGTCTGCCCGATCGTCACCTGCCCGTCGCCGGCCATCACCACGCGGCCCTTGTGGCGGACGGCCAGGATGGTGGTCGCCCGCAGCTCAGGCCCGCGGGTGCGCCCGGTCATAGGCCTCCATCAGCCGGCGGAGGTCGACGTGCGTGTAGCGCTGCGTGGTGGAGAGGCTCGCGTGGCCGAGCAGCTCCTGGATGGCGCGCAGGTCGGCGCCCGCGCCGAGGAGATGGGTGGCGAAGGTGTGCCGCAGCGCATGCGGCGTCGCCTTGGTGGCCGTGCCGCTCGCGAGCACGTAGCGCTCCATCGAGCGTGCGACGCTCCGCGACGTCAGCCGCCCGCCGCGCGCGTTGCGGAAGACGGGGCCGCCCGCGACCGCCAGACCCGCCTCGGCGCACCGGGCGCGGTAGGCGGCGAGGGCGCGGAGCGCCGGCCGCCCGACCGGCACGACCCGCTCCTTCCGCCCCTT
This window contains:
- a CDS encoding triacylglycerol lipase; its protein translation is MRGRHRIYLVPGFFGFTNLGELGYFQHVREFLRAHATADVHVVRTHPTASLPQRAARVVETVAATMGRDGPVHLIGHSSGGLDARLAVSPGASLPSRQNVERVARRVTTVITVATPHHGTPLASFFASLLGQRLLRLLSLWTVYVLRFGRLPISVVVKLGALFARLDDHVGLNSVLLDQLFGQLLADFSPTRRGAVETFFTEVSKDQALLPQLTPEGMDVFNATVRDRPGVRYASVVTRARPPGVRSTLAAGLDPSAQATHALYQALYRLASRSSRGHAPALAPAQVRRLRNAYGTLPGAGANDGIVPTRSQPWGGVIHAAQADHLDVIGHFHDRADPPRHTDWLTTGSGFDAERFAALWADVGGYALGRRRLP
- a CDS encoding lytic transglycosylase domain-containing protein, whose protein sequence is MAAAAMGRQRRRARRRAWSVWARPGSEVAALLATALVGVIAALGWLAEAGAGASPWWHLVLFVGGVLVLGIGAATLLRAWLGARRWLARRGTPLPAAAALSVAGIALWFASGPVFRAQVASVRTLVGGRAETERLTLTHQVYAAYRRADLAALTRVLERARVYEPTVREAAAACGVDVEVLMGVGAAESAFYPRDSADGGRGLFQITAPPADAVTEVRRRLGVADLDPLNQRHNAFLAAATLRRYLDEMHGDPFLGLLAYNIGPRNGGLRAIMEQYGARDFATIQPYLSTLPRDYPIRVLSAALAYRLWRTEGRLPRYEDDAQHIQSVGVPGLTVARG
- a CDS encoding SCP2 sterol-binding domain-containing protein, which produces MTATLWLPPVYFKLFPPALPRAVEPLIMGMPLVFDRRAARDTRASIQFRVSGSERGDYYLDIARGRCRSFEGVAPRADLTVYTPDTVWLQIARGELDGERALQDGLYRAEGDFALLAKIGEWFPARR
- the hslU gene encoding ATP-dependent protease ATPase subunit HslU, coding for MATFTPREIVSELDRYIVGQRAAKRAVAIALRNRWRRLHVPPELRDEIAPKNIIMIGPTGVGKTEISRRLAKLAQAPFIKVEASKFTEVGYVGRDVESIIRDLTELAINMVREEEKGKVRVRAREQAEERVLDLLLPPVRAERRIHAVGSESERKAAAAEDSATREKLRRMLREGKLDERLIEVEVTKPVSNMIEVMTPQGMEEIETNLKEMLQNLLPKKTKKTRMRVPEAMETLAQEEAARLIDMEAATKEAIRRVEQSGIVFIDEIDKIAGREGMHGPDVSREGVQRDLLPVVEGSTVNTKHGPVRTDHILFIASGAFHIAKPSDLIPEFQGRFPIRVELDALTQADFIRILTEPENALIRQYTALLATESVALVFRDEAIAELASIAAQVNDRTENIGARRLHTVMERLLDQISFEAPEMGGREVVIDAAYVRERLNPILQDQDLSRYIL
- the hslV gene encoding ATP-dependent protease subunit HslV, translated to MTGRTRGPELRATTILAVRHKGRVVMAGDGQVTIGQTIMKHNARKLRRLYQDRVLAGFAGAGADALTLFERFEAKLQQVSGNLRRAAVELAKDWRTDRLLRRLEALLVVADRESSLVVSGTGDVIEPEDGLCAIGSGGNFALAAARVLVKHSALDARQIAEEALRAAAEICVYTNAQLVIEELDAG